The Nitrospira sp. genome window below encodes:
- a CDS encoding hemerythrin domain-containing protein has translation MKDVTDLRLAWLVSHAMQYRLFISSRGFRVTEQKKIAAYYKQDHDQLDELFKIFQSSKRSDFAKAKQSFKEFKVGLQRHILWEEELLFPMWEKKTGMIEEGPTPMMRFEHSQIKQLLDAIHQKVERENLDVDQDEQALVNLLSSHNRKEERALYPAIDNVTSRDERATVFGNMNSIPEDRYNACCNEH, from the coding sequence ATGAAAGATGTCACAGACCTGAGGTTGGCCTGGCTTGTGTCACATGCTATGCAGTATCGACTCTTTATTTCATCAAGGGGGTTCCGAGTGACTGAACAGAAGAAGATCGCAGCATATTATAAACAAGATCATGATCAGTTGGATGAGTTGTTCAAAATCTTTCAATCTTCCAAACGCTCGGACTTTGCCAAAGCCAAGCAATCCTTCAAGGAATTCAAAGTCGGTCTCCAGCGGCATATCCTGTGGGAAGAGGAGCTGCTGTTTCCGATGTGGGAAAAGAAAACCGGCATGATCGAGGAGGGGCCGACGCCCATGATGCGCTTTGAGCACAGCCAGATCAAGCAGCTGCTTGACGCGATTCACCAAAAGGTGGAGCGAGAGAATCTTGATGTCGATCAAGACGAGCAGGCGCTGGTAAACCTATTGAGCTCTCATAATAGGAAGGAAGAACGGGCGCTCTATCCCGCCATCGATAACGTCACCAGCAGGGACGAACGCGCAACCGTCTTCGGCAACATGAACAGCATTCCAGAAGACCGATACAATGCTTGTTGTAATGAGCACTGA
- a CDS encoding aspartate kinase, with amino-acid sequence MALVVQKYGGTSVGTIERIHLVADRVAHTQREGNQVVVVLSAMSGETDRLIKLAHEVTTVPDERELDMLLSTGERITIALLSMELRGRGINARSFTGRQVGIITDSAHTKARIARVTADRIKEALKQGVLPVVAGFQGINEQSDVTTLGRGGSDLSAVALAAALKADRCIIFTDVDGVYTADPNIVPAARRIDKIAYEEMLEMASLGAKVLQTRSVEFAAKFNVPVEVNSSFKAGKGTLVTKEDTDMESAAIAGVTGDRNQAKITVVGVPDKPGIAARIFGPVAQAHINVDMIIQNMSQAALTDLSFTVPRADLKKAVPIIQSVANEIEAKSVSVTEAIAKVSLIGVGMRSHSGVAAKMFEVLSSEGINIMMISTSEIKISCVIDEKYLELAMRSLHSAFDLDQAQS; translated from the coding sequence ATGGCGCTGGTCGTTCAAAAGTACGGAGGGACTTCCGTTGGAACGATTGAGCGCATCCACTTGGTTGCCGACCGGGTGGCGCACACGCAGCGGGAAGGGAATCAGGTCGTCGTCGTCCTCTCGGCGATGAGTGGGGAGACGGATCGGCTGATCAAACTCGCACATGAAGTCACCACTGTTCCTGACGAACGCGAATTGGACATGCTGCTCTCGACAGGAGAGCGGATCACCATCGCGCTTCTGTCGATGGAATTGCGTGGACGAGGGATCAATGCCAGATCCTTTACGGGACGTCAGGTCGGCATCATTACCGATAGTGCCCATACCAAAGCACGGATCGCACGAGTCACCGCTGATCGCATCAAGGAGGCGTTGAAGCAGGGTGTCTTACCGGTCGTGGCAGGATTCCAAGGAATCAATGAACAATCCGACGTGACCACCCTCGGCCGCGGTGGGTCCGATCTCTCTGCCGTTGCGCTGGCGGCAGCATTAAAGGCCGATCGGTGCATCATCTTCACCGACGTCGACGGTGTCTATACGGCCGACCCAAATATTGTGCCGGCAGCAAGACGGATCGATAAGATTGCGTATGAAGAGATGCTTGAAATGGCGAGCCTCGGCGCAAAAGTTCTGCAAACCAGATCCGTCGAGTTTGCGGCCAAGTTCAATGTCCCGGTCGAGGTCAATTCCAGCTTCAAAGCAGGAAAGGGAACGCTCGTGACGAAAGAAGATACGGATATGGAATCGGCAGCCATCGCCGGCGTGACCGGAGACCGCAATCAAGCGAAGATTACCGTCGTTGGAGTGCCGGATAAACCAGGGATCGCTGCGAGAATTTTTGGTCCTGTCGCGCAAGCCCATATCAATGTCGATATGATCATTCAGAACATGAGCCAGGCCGCCCTGACGGACCTCTCCTTCACTGTGCCGCGCGCCGACCTCAAGAAGGCCGTGCCGATCATTCAATCTGTGGCGAACGAGATCGAGGCAAAATCGGTTTCTGTGACTGAGGCGATTGCCAAAGTCTCGCTTATCGGGGTGGGCATGCGGTCGCACTCAGGCGTAGCAGCGAAAATGTTTGAGGTGTTGTCCAGCGAGGGAATCAATATCATGATGATCAGTACCTCGGAAATCAAGATCTCCTGTGTGATCGATGAGAAGTATCTCGAACTGGCCATGCGCTCTCTGCATTCGGCATTCGATCTCGATCAAGCCCAGTCCTGA
- the apgM gene encoding 2,3-bisphosphoglycerate-independent phosphoglycerate mutase has protein sequence MRYVMVHAGGMADRPRPELGGRTPLQASSTPNLDRLAQVGELGRLLTPMDGVRHGSGLIGAAILGYDPRKFYQGPGPLEAASLGVSVTEHDVVYRCTMVTLRPEGGKGGEIKKLGPHVIMDDATAGLIETAEARELIEAINEQVGSETIQFYPGTGHRHLMVWVNGKPRAVCIDPQTIVGRSIADALPTGDGADILRRLMDTAHVILRDHPVNDDRVAAGNKSANCVWLWGEGRAVRWPSLMEKYDIVGAVVATSDVYRGVGISAGLEAVDPERLAEGDLRTKAAVALEELAKKDFVYVHAELTDEVIHGTDIKAKVHGIEEFDRNLVGPLVHGLTEQGPYRFLVICDHSEDPQSPAFYTFGEEGVKGSETAGRRFTEADALAANMPARDATKFVNKFFSKS, from the coding sequence ATGAGATATGTGATGGTGCACGCCGGCGGGATGGCGGACCGTCCGAGACCGGAACTCGGGGGACGCACGCCACTGCAAGCGTCATCGACACCTAACCTCGACCGCCTCGCGCAAGTCGGAGAACTCGGTCGGCTGCTGACTCCCATGGACGGCGTTCGTCACGGGAGCGGGCTGATCGGGGCCGCGATTCTTGGGTACGACCCCAGAAAGTTCTATCAGGGCCCTGGGCCGCTGGAAGCGGCGAGCCTGGGTGTGTCCGTAACAGAGCATGATGTGGTGTATCGCTGTACGATGGTGACCCTGCGACCCGAAGGTGGCAAGGGCGGTGAGATCAAGAAGCTAGGGCCGCACGTGATCATGGACGACGCGACGGCCGGGTTGATTGAAACCGCAGAAGCGCGCGAATTGATCGAAGCCATCAACGAGCAAGTCGGCTCCGAAACCATCCAGTTTTATCCGGGAACAGGTCATCGTCACCTGATGGTATGGGTGAACGGAAAGCCGCGAGCCGTTTGCATCGATCCACAGACGATAGTCGGTCGATCTATCGCCGATGCCCTACCCACGGGAGATGGTGCGGATATTCTCCGGAGATTGATGGATACCGCCCACGTGATCCTGCGTGATCATCCCGTGAACGATGACCGGGTAGCAGCGGGGAACAAATCGGCAAACTGTGTCTGGTTGTGGGGTGAAGGGCGAGCGGTGAGATGGCCGAGCTTGATGGAAAAATATGACATCGTCGGGGCGGTTGTGGCGACCAGCGACGTCTATCGTGGTGTAGGCATTAGCGCGGGGCTCGAAGCGGTGGATCCCGAGAGGCTGGCCGAGGGGGATCTCCGCACCAAGGCGGCGGTGGCGCTGGAGGAATTAGCCAAGAAAGATTTTGTGTATGTGCATGCTGAATTAACGGACGAGGTGATACACGGGACTGATATCAAGGCGAAGGTCCATGGCATTGAAGAGTTTGATCGCAACCTGGTAGGACCGTTGGTCCACGGTCTGACCGAACAAGGTCCCTATCGTTTCCTTGTCATCTGTGATCACTCGGAAGATCCGCAGAGTCCGGCGTTCTATACGTTTGGTGAGGAGGGTGTGAAAGGATCGGAAACAGCCGGTCGTCGCTTCACCGAGGCCGATGCGCTTGCCGCGAACATGCCGGCTCGTGATGCAACCAAGTTCGTGAACAAGTTCTTTTCCAAAAGCTGA
- the thrC gene encoding threonine synthase: protein MTRWRGVIEEYRKFLPVAEKTPVISLGEGNTPLIRATRLAKAIAPGVELYLKFEGVNPTGSFKDRGMTLAISKAVESGARAVMCASTGNTSASAAAYGARAGLSVYVLIPAGKIAMGKLSQAMMHQATVIQIEGNFDQALALVKDFSASLHIELVNSVNPYRIEGQKTAAFEVCDQLGDAPTFHVLPVGNAGNITAYWKGYQEYRAANQITRVPRMMGFQAAGAAPIVLGKIVEQPQTVATAIRIGNPASWSGALRAMEESTGAIDMVTDEEILQAYRTVAATEGVFCEPASAASVAGVTKLHRTKILREGVTVVCTLTGHGLKDADTAISVSKQPVTVKATREDVARLLNV, encoded by the coding sequence ATGACCCGCTGGCGTGGAGTGATTGAAGAATACCGAAAATTCCTCCCTGTCGCCGAGAAGACACCGGTTATCAGCCTGGGAGAGGGTAATACCCCCCTGATCAGAGCCACAAGGTTGGCGAAGGCGATTGCGCCGGGAGTCGAACTCTACCTGAAGTTTGAGGGCGTCAACCCCACCGGCTCGTTCAAAGACCGCGGTATGACACTCGCCATTTCGAAGGCAGTGGAGAGCGGCGCGCGGGCCGTCATGTGCGCGTCGACCGGCAATACCTCCGCATCGGCTGCCGCCTACGGGGCTCGTGCCGGGTTGTCCGTGTACGTGTTGATTCCTGCCGGTAAGATCGCCATGGGGAAGCTCTCTCAAGCGATGATGCATCAGGCGACGGTTATTCAGATCGAAGGAAACTTTGATCAGGCTCTGGCGCTCGTCAAGGACTTTTCGGCGTCGCTCCACATCGAATTGGTGAACTCGGTGAATCCGTACAGGATTGAGGGTCAGAAGACCGCTGCCTTCGAGGTCTGCGATCAACTCGGCGACGCTCCGACATTTCATGTCCTACCGGTCGGGAATGCGGGAAATATCACCGCCTATTGGAAAGGGTACCAGGAGTATCGTGCGGCGAATCAGATCACGCGGGTGCCACGCATGATGGGTTTTCAGGCTGCGGGTGCGGCGCCCATTGTGTTGGGCAAAATCGTCGAACAGCCCCAGACTGTCGCGACCGCCATTCGAATCGGCAACCCTGCCAGCTGGTCCGGCGCGTTGAGAGCGATGGAGGAATCGACGGGTGCGATCGATATGGTCACAGATGAAGAAATTCTCCAGGCCTACAGGACAGTGGCGGCCACGGAAGGCGTCTTTTGTGAGCCTGCTTCCGCTGCGTCCGTCGCCGGGGTCACCAAGCTGCATCGAACCAAGATTCTACGGGAGGGAGTAACAGTCGTATGCACGCTTACAGGGCATGGTTTGAAGGATGCCGATACGGCGATCAGTGTGTCGAAGCAACCGGTGACCGTCAAGGCAACGCGCGAGGACGTTGCCCGTCTCTTGAATGTCTGA
- a CDS encoding homoserine dehydrogenase: MRSRIGVGIVGFGTVGTGVAKVLLNNAAIISRRIGVPIELLRVADLDVAKDRGVTLAPGVLTTAVDRVLTDPDIDIVVELIGGYETAKRLILDAIAAGKHVVTANKALLALHGEEIFEAATRKGVDLGFEASVGGGIPVIRSLTEGLAGNTIESIYGIINGTSNYILSRMTHEGHSFHEVLRDAQQAGYAEADPAFDVAGTDSAHKLAILVSLAYGTPVNFKDIYTEGITNITPTDIAYAKQFGYTIKSLGIAKLVDGEIEARVHPTMLPATSPIAQVEDVYNAIQLVGDAVGDVVQYGRGAGAMPTGSAVVSDVISIGRNLLKGAVGRVPVASFQQNQRRPLRLRSMEEISSIYYLRFTVVDRPGVLAQIAGELGRCGISISSMVQQGRREGQTVPVVIKTHTAKERDVQTALREINRRPFVSEPTTLIRVEGKDE, translated from the coding sequence ATGAGGTCGCGCATTGGAGTCGGAATTGTAGGATTCGGCACAGTCGGCACGGGTGTCGCCAAGGTCCTCCTCAACAATGCCGCCATCATCAGCCGTCGCATCGGAGTGCCGATCGAACTTCTCCGGGTCGCAGATTTGGACGTGGCGAAGGATCGCGGCGTGACATTGGCTCCAGGGGTCCTCACCACCGCGGTCGATCGTGTCCTTACCGATCCGGACATCGATATCGTCGTCGAACTGATCGGTGGATACGAGACAGCGAAGCGGCTCATCTTGGATGCGATCGCCGCCGGGAAGCATGTCGTGACGGCGAACAAAGCGCTGCTAGCCCTTCACGGAGAGGAAATTTTTGAAGCCGCCACGCGCAAGGGTGTGGACCTAGGGTTTGAGGCCAGCGTCGGCGGCGGTATCCCTGTGATTCGGTCGTTGACCGAGGGGCTCGCTGGGAATACGATCGAGTCCATCTACGGAATCATCAATGGAACGTCTAACTATATATTGTCCAGAATGACCCATGAGGGACACAGTTTCCACGAGGTCCTCCGGGATGCACAACAGGCCGGGTATGCCGAAGCCGATCCGGCTTTTGATGTCGCCGGGACCGATTCGGCGCACAAGCTTGCCATACTTGTCAGTCTGGCCTATGGAACGCCCGTCAATTTCAAGGACATCTACACGGAAGGGATTACGAACATCACGCCGACCGATATTGCCTACGCAAAGCAGTTCGGCTATACGATCAAATCGCTCGGCATCGCAAAGCTCGTGGACGGGGAAATTGAGGCTCGGGTTCATCCCACCATGCTTCCCGCCACGTCACCCATCGCCCAAGTCGAAGATGTGTACAATGCCATCCAACTTGTCGGTGATGCTGTCGGTGATGTAGTGCAGTACGGCCGGGGAGCCGGAGCCATGCCGACCGGGAGTGCCGTGGTGAGCGACGTGATCTCGATCGGTCGGAATTTGCTCAAGGGCGCCGTCGGTCGCGTACCGGTGGCGTCGTTTCAGCAGAATCAGCGACGACCGCTCCGGCTGAGATCGATGGAGGAGATCAGCTCGATCTATTACCTCCGGTTTACGGTGGTCGATCGCCCGGGTGTCTTGGCACAGATCGCGGGTGAGTTAGGACGTTGTGGAATCAGTATTTCATCGATGGTGCAACAGGGACGCCGCGAAGGGCAGACGGTGCCGGTGGTCATCAAGACACATACCGCGAAAGAACGCGATGTGCAAACCGCGCTTCGTGAAATCAACCGGAGGCCCTTCGTCTCCGAACCGACCACGCTCATTCGCGTCGAAGGCAAGGATGAGTGA
- the alaC gene encoding alanine transaminase: MGLGEGFYRIKRLPPYVFAQVQSLKLEARQRGEDIIDFGMGNPDQPTPPHIVEKMIEAARKGKNHRYSASRGITKLRHAICAWYKRNYDVALDPETEAIVTIGSKEGLAHLALALIGPGDVVLTPTPTYPIHMYSFIIAGGEVRGIELRQDSDFFEDLTRVYRQTFPRPKILVINFPHNPTTAVVNLEFFKKIVAFAKEHNVIVIHDLAYADLVFDGYKAPSFLQIPGAKDCGVEFYTLSKAYNMPGWRVGFCVGNREVVGALAKIKSYLDYGIFQPLQIASVIALNGPQDCVKETVLRYQKRRDTLVGGLNRIGWQVAKPLATMFVWAHIPLPYRHMGSLEFSKLLLKEAKVAVSPGIGFGEGGDEYVRFGLVENEHRTRQAVRGIRKALKLDGDEE, encoded by the coding sequence ATGGGGTTGGGCGAAGGTTTTTATCGAATCAAGCGACTCCCGCCGTATGTCTTCGCGCAGGTTCAATCCCTCAAGCTTGAGGCGCGGCAACGTGGCGAAGACATCATCGATTTTGGGATGGGCAATCCCGATCAACCGACGCCGCCTCATATCGTCGAGAAGATGATCGAGGCTGCCCGCAAGGGGAAGAATCATCGTTATTCTGCATCGCGCGGCATCACGAAACTGCGGCACGCGATTTGTGCGTGGTACAAGCGCAATTACGATGTTGCCCTGGATCCGGAGACCGAAGCCATCGTCACCATCGGATCAAAAGAGGGTCTGGCTCACCTGGCATTGGCCTTGATCGGCCCGGGCGATGTGGTCCTGACCCCGACGCCGACCTATCCCATCCACATGTACAGCTTCATCATTGCCGGCGGTGAGGTCCGTGGCATCGAACTCCGCCAGGATAGCGATTTCTTCGAGGATCTGACGCGTGTCTATCGGCAGACGTTTCCGAGACCGAAGATCCTCGTGATCAATTTTCCCCACAATCCCACCACGGCCGTGGTTAATTTGGAGTTTTTCAAGAAGATCGTGGCGTTTGCCAAGGAGCACAATGTCATCGTCATCCACGACCTCGCCTACGCCGACCTCGTGTTCGACGGCTATAAGGCACCGAGCTTTCTACAGATCCCAGGAGCCAAAGATTGTGGAGTGGAGTTCTATACCTTGTCTAAAGCCTACAACATGCCCGGCTGGCGGGTGGGATTTTGTGTGGGAAATCGAGAGGTCGTCGGAGCATTGGCGAAGATTAAAAGTTACCTCGACTATGGAATTTTTCAGCCGCTTCAGATCGCCAGCGTCATTGCGTTGAACGGGCCTCAGGACTGCGTTAAGGAGACGGTTCTGCGTTACCAGAAAAGGAGAGATACGCTGGTGGGTGGGCTGAATCGGATCGGATGGCAAGTAGCAAAACCGTTGGCCACGATGTTTGTGTGGGCACACATTCCCTTGCCCTACCGACACATGGGTTCGCTGGAGTTCTCGAAGCTCCTACTCAAAGAGGCGAAAGTCGCCGTTTCTCCAGGGATCGGATTCGGTGAAGGCGGTGATGAATACGTACGATTTGGACTTGTGGAGAATGAACATCGAACCAGGCAAGCCGTTCGAGGCATTCGCAAAGCCCTCAAGCTTGACGGGGACGAAGAATGA
- a CDS encoding pyridoxine 5'-phosphate synthase, with protein MARLGVNIDHVATLRQARGGVDPDPLAAAVLVELAGADGLVVHLREDRRHIQDRDLQLLREIARTKLDLEMAADGEMAKIALSIKPDLVTLVPEKRQELTTEGGLDVVGQRDRIQGIVTLLHNGGIPVSVFVEPDLNQIKAAHKIAADFVELHTGRYANATRSKEADAEFESITHAAKLAYKLGIGVNAGHGLNYRNIKRLTHVPEIVEYNIGHSIVARAVLVGLVQAVKEMKTLLG; from the coding sequence ATGGCCCGTCTTGGTGTAAATATCGACCATGTGGCGACGTTGCGGCAGGCACGGGGAGGAGTCGATCCGGATCCCTTGGCGGCGGCTGTTCTTGTCGAACTGGCAGGAGCCGATGGCCTGGTCGTTCATCTGCGGGAAGACAGACGCCATATCCAAGACCGAGACCTTCAACTCCTTCGCGAGATTGCCCGCACAAAGCTCGACCTTGAAATGGCGGCCGACGGCGAAATGGCGAAGATCGCCCTGAGCATCAAGCCTGACCTCGTCACGTTGGTGCCGGAAAAGCGACAGGAACTCACCACTGAAGGTGGCCTTGATGTTGTTGGACAACGCGACCGAATTCAAGGCATTGTGACTCTGTTACATAACGGGGGGATTCCCGTCAGCGTCTTCGTCGAGCCTGATCTGAATCAGATCAAGGCTGCGCACAAGATTGCGGCTGATTTCGTGGAGTTGCATACCGGTCGTTACGCAAATGCCACACGCTCCAAGGAAGCCGATGCGGAATTTGAGTCCATTACCCACGCCGCCAAGTTGGCCTACAAGCTCGGAATCGGAGTGAATGCCGGCCATGGGCTGAATTACCGCAACATCAAACGCCTGACGCATGTTCCCGAAATCGTCGAGTACAACATCGGGCACAGTATCGTCGCACGGGCGGTTCTCGTCGGGCTCGTACAAGCCGTGAAAGAGATGAAGACCTTGCTCGGTTGA
- a CDS encoding NAD(P)H-hydrate dehydratase, with protein sequence MTKIITAAQMQELDRRTISEAHIPATTLMERAGSGVVACLEQRLGPLRGKTVTVVCGKGNNGGDGFVAARLLRRRQANVRVLAMAPISELSRDAATMHKQFVRGAGKSSVRLYTSKTQTESLFQGSDILVDALLGTGLSSAVTGRYAEAIDSINETGRPVVAVDLPSGLHADSGMILGRAVRASLTVTFGLPKLGLYQNDGIDLVGEVAIVDIGIPPAYIDSVESRTTLMTEHDVRTYLPSRQPSNHKGSFGHAGIIAGSVGKTGAAAMAARAALRVGAGLVTVAIPTSVNDILEAKLLEAMTAPMPETKARTFARTALDRLVSFMAARTAIAIGPGLSTHPETVELVQGLTKQLDRPAVLDADALNALTGRTALLASCKTPPIITPHPGEMARLEADATPQTVNSDRIGFASRFARERGLFVVLKGARTVVARPDGAVAICPTGNPGMATAGTGDVLTGMVVGLLAQGVPSWEAACAATYLHGAAGDLAAAKMGQAGLIAGDVIEEIPYALKLIHQVPSNKPNERWNDPS encoded by the coding sequence ATGACCAAGATCATTACCGCTGCACAGATGCAGGAGCTCGACCGCCGAACTATCTCGGAGGCTCATATCCCAGCGACCACGTTGATGGAACGCGCCGGCTCCGGCGTCGTAGCTTGTCTTGAACAACGGTTGGGACCCCTGCGGGGCAAGACGGTCACCGTTGTATGCGGCAAAGGTAACAATGGGGGGGATGGATTCGTCGCCGCTCGCCTACTTCGCCGACGCCAGGCGAACGTGCGCGTGCTCGCCATGGCACCCATCTCCGAACTGAGCCGTGATGCGGCAACGATGCATAAGCAATTCGTCCGTGGCGCGGGGAAATCTTCCGTGCGTCTTTACACATCCAAGACTCAGACAGAATCACTTTTTCAAGGCAGCGATATCCTCGTCGATGCGCTCCTCGGGACAGGACTCTCCTCTGCTGTAACCGGACGTTATGCTGAGGCCATCGACAGCATCAACGAAACCGGCCGCCCCGTGGTGGCTGTCGATCTACCGTCGGGCCTCCATGCTGATAGCGGCATGATCCTGGGTCGAGCCGTTCGTGCCTCCCTTACCGTGACCTTTGGTCTGCCTAAGTTAGGCCTCTATCAGAACGATGGGATCGATCTGGTCGGCGAGGTGGCCATTGTGGACATCGGAATTCCGCCGGCTTACATTGATTCGGTCGAGAGCCGAACGACATTGATGACAGAACACGATGTGCGAACGTACCTGCCGAGTCGGCAACCATCGAATCACAAAGGTTCCTTTGGTCATGCCGGCATTATTGCCGGGTCCGTTGGAAAAACCGGAGCGGCTGCCATGGCCGCGCGAGCGGCGCTTCGTGTCGGCGCGGGGCTCGTAACCGTCGCAATCCCTACCAGTGTCAACGATATATTGGAAGCAAAGCTGCTGGAGGCGATGACGGCTCCGATGCCTGAGACCAAAGCGCGCACCTTTGCTAGGACCGCATTGGATCGGCTTGTCTCCTTCATGGCGGCGAGAACCGCTATCGCCATCGGTCCAGGATTATCCACCCATCCGGAAACGGTTGAACTCGTCCAGGGCTTGACGAAACAACTTGATCGACCGGCTGTTTTGGATGCAGACGCCCTGAACGCGTTGACTGGACGGACCGCTCTCCTGGCATCTTGCAAGACACCGCCGATTATCACCCCGCATCCCGGAGAGATGGCGCGACTGGAGGCAGACGCCACGCCGCAGACCGTCAATAGCGATCGGATCGGTTTTGCCTCCCGCTTCGCCAGAGAGCGAGGCCTGTTCGTTGTGTTGAAAGGTGCCAGGACCGTCGTCGCCCGTCCGGACGGAGCCGTTGCGATTTGCCCTACCGGAAATCCGGGGATGGCGACTGCAGGAACAGGGGATGTGTTAACCGGCATGGTGGTGGGACTCTTAGCCCAAGGCGTACCCTCCTGGGAGGCTGCCTGTGCTGCCACATACCTGCATGGAGCCGCAGGCGATTTGGCCGCAGCCAAGATGGGGCAGGCCGGATTAATTGCGGGGGACGTGATCGAGGAGATTCCCTATGCCCTCAAGCTTATCCACCAAGTTCCATCTAATAAGCCCAACGAGCGATGGAACGATCCCTCGTGA
- the tsaE gene encoding tRNA (adenosine(37)-N6)-threonylcarbamoyltransferase complex ATPase subunit type 1 TsaE, which translates to MATSITCLDLILSSPGETESLGYAIGRLLQGGEVLALIGELGVGKTALVRGIVVGLDVPADSVTSPTFVIVHEYQGRLPIIHIDLYRLQKPDEADSIGLLDYFTDDVVVAIEWADRFPRLLPEDRLEVSITHRTRTTRAVRLEARGSRSRTLLAQIKNRERPAARSVRASLQAGRKTSSR; encoded by the coding sequence ATGGCGACATCCATCACCTGTCTGGACCTTATCCTCTCGTCTCCCGGCGAAACAGAATCGTTGGGATATGCCATTGGCAGGCTGCTTCAGGGGGGGGAGGTACTCGCCTTGATCGGTGAATTAGGCGTTGGGAAGACGGCACTGGTCCGTGGGATCGTTGTCGGCCTCGACGTACCGGCTGATTCCGTCACAAGCCCGACGTTCGTGATCGTACATGAATACCAGGGGCGTCTTCCGATCATTCATATCGACTTATACCGGTTGCAGAAACCGGATGAAGCTGATTCGATTGGACTATTGGACTATTTCACCGACGATGTGGTCGTCGCCATTGAGTGGGCGGACCGATTTCCCCGATTGCTTCCGGAGGACCGATTGGAAGTGAGCATTACCCATCGGACCAGGACGACCAGAGCAGTGCGGCTGGAAGCAAGAGGTTCACGCTCTCGCACACTTCTCGCTCAAATCAAGAACAGAGAGCGTCCAGCTGCACGATCAGTCAGAGCAAGCCTCCAGGCTGGTAGAAAGACTTCGTCGCGATGA
- a CDS encoding LapA family protein gives MTRLILVGILLLLSLAFFLQNQEQEVTLRYFFGLLQASTPIYKPIMAGFVIGLLVAVILLFPPWVRARIDLRRKTKALQEAEVNLERLRQSLEKLSGRTQSPAQMESSRDFGDE, from the coding sequence ATGACTCGATTGATCCTGGTCGGCATCCTTCTGCTCCTTTCGTTGGCCTTCTTCCTTCAAAATCAAGAACAGGAAGTCACGCTCCGCTATTTTTTTGGATTACTTCAAGCTTCAACACCCATTTACAAGCCCATCATGGCCGGTTTTGTCATCGGCCTGTTGGTCGCGGTCATTCTGCTTTTTCCTCCCTGGGTCCGTGCGCGTATCGACCTTCGACGAAAGACGAAGGCCTTGCAGGAAGCCGAAGTGAACTTGGAGCGACTCAGGCAATCTCTTGAGAAGCTATCCGGACGGACTCAGAGTCCCGCTCAAATGGAATCTTCGAGGGACTTCGGTGATGAGTGA